The Burkholderiales bacterium sequence AGTGTGAGTCGTACGTCGAGAGTGGTGGCTCCATCACTGCGTACGGATTGCCAGTCGCTGCCTCCTTCAAGCACTTCGCCGGATAGTCGCTCTCCGCTAAATGACCCTCCGGGGACAATGCCGATGCGGCGGTATCCTCCCGGGGTTGCACCGATAATCAGGAGCTTGCGGACATCCAAGCGCATCACAAACAATGGCCGGGTTCGCACGTTGTTGAGGATTTCAGGTAGGTCATCGTTCAGGTCAGTAGACATGGCCGTCCTTTCGCATCTTGTGAGTCTGTATGATTGCCCGCAATGGTATCCGCTAAGGGATGAGGTCTTAATGCTGGCATCGCCATATTTTCATTCCTTGCTGTTCGATCGCCTTGCTTACTGGGGTGCAGTGCAAACTCGAGTACCGGCCGATTTCGATCTGGGAATACGTGTTGCTTATCATAGAGCATGCGGGTTTGCGACCTAACGGATTCTGTGTTTACTCGTTATTCGGTAAAACTGAAATATCAAGACCTGACTGCACCAAATTGTGGGCTTGGGATCGGCGGCGCCTCAGCCAAGGCGACAAATGGCCCGTCAAACCCGCTTGCCGATGCCGCGTGACGTTAGAAAAGCGTCGATGCGCGCGGCAATCTCCGGCGCTGCCTCGTCGAGAGCAAAGTGCCCGGCCTCCAGCAGGTAGATTTCGGCATCGGGAACTTCCCGTCCGTACGCGGTCGCACCCGCAGTTGTAAAGGAGGGATCGTACTTGCCCCAGACCACTAGCATGGGCGGCCGGTGCGACTGCAAGTACTCCTGCCAGCGGGGGTACGAGGCGACGTTGTTTCGATAGTCGTAGAACAGATCGAGTTGAATGCGATCCTGGCCAGGCTGCAACAGAAACGCGAGTTCGTCAGTCCACA is a genomic window containing:
- a CDS encoding DUF3237 domain-containing protein, producing the protein MSTDLNDDLPEILNNVRTRPLFVMRLDVRKLLIIGATPGGYRRIGIVPGGSFSGERLSGEVLEGGSDWQSVRSDGATTLDVRLTLKTNDDALVCMTYRGLRHGPPEIMERIENGEVVDPTRYYFRINPLFETSAAKYDWINRIVAIGIGHRRVDGPIYSIFEVL